A region from the Vicia villosa cultivar HV-30 ecotype Madison, WI linkage group LG3, Vvil1.0, whole genome shotgun sequence genome encodes:
- the LOC131662287 gene encoding uncharacterized protein LOC131662287: MAVSSLSATFVPSLSLSSNSSPSLSSTSKFLSPCFLPGNNMLRLTNPKPLHSSTVVYAAPEVLDSVEARDVESLNSGSLVDDDLETPSTSKISVGADADMMAPKQKIRIKLRSYFVPLIEDSCKQILDAARTTNAKTMGPVPLPTKKRVYCTLKSPHVHKDARFHFEIRTHRRVIDILFPTAQTIDALMLLDIPAGVDVEVKL; encoded by the exons ATGGCGGTTTCTTCTCTCTCTGCAACATTTGttccttctctttctctctcttccaatTCTTCACCTTCGTTATCTTCCACATCGAAGTTCCTCTCTCCATGCTTTCTTCCCGGTAACAACATGTTGAGGCTTACGAACCCGAAGCCTCTTCATTCATCAACTGTGGTTTATGCTGCTCCGGAAGTGTTGGATTCTGTTGAAGCCAGAGATGTTGAGTCTCTTAACAGTGGCTCTCTG GTTGATGATGACTTGGAAACTCCAAGCACTTCGAAAATTAGCGTTGGAGCTGATGCAGACATG ATGGCACCAAAGCAAAAAATCAGAATCAAGCTTCGATCTTACTTTGTGCCCTTGATTGAGGATTCCTGCAAGCAGATATTAGATGCAGCACGAACTACCAATGCAAAAACAATGGGTCCTGTTCCTTTACCAACCAAGAAGCGAGTTTACTGTACTCTTAAATCTCCACACGTACACAAAGATGCTCGGTTCCATTTTGAGATCAGAACTCATCGGCGCGTCATCGATATTCTCTTTCCCACTGCTCAAACAATAGATGCTCTTATGCTACTCGATATTCCTGCTGGTGTTGATGTTGAGGTCAAGCTCTAG
- the LOC131662288 gene encoding uncharacterized protein LOC131662288 → MDPYQNMNKKTNAAKARLRRKIFLQERRAKKHKTVHQKEAQPRLLFQSTSQSEIASQMLNQQNQLNQNYNRSINRCNTNFQMYTQRNTILEPYPREKTVAGIDSLRVNLTSKFVNINTNVASSSSNPKLPTVTRWNTSSADRYVQNTNFQMHTQRNTSLEPYQREKTVAGIDSLRVNLMSKFVNINTNVASSSSNLKLPTATGCITSSADRYVQEKSVYDSSEDSSGSSDDDSNSSLDEEETHASYKSKGYGILTEGYYDVGDPLIECEYCGAKMWYQERMNKHKHAASPKYQLCCGNGKVQLPLLKSPPPFLQHLLFDRDSSVSKNFQQHIRVYNMMFAFTSQGAKLDNKFQSSRGPPTIRIQGQSCHRIGSLLPVPGQSPKFAQLYIYDTENETQNRLQGVRNNNNIDPDTVCKLSEMLYQHNTHTKSFRMVRERLNQGNVNNLKLRLISERITDGRIYNQPDVSEVAALIVGDVGTASKRDIIMETQCGKLQRIDEFHASYLAYQYPLIFPYGEDGYRRGVAHRDRGNSKSRKRNLVTIREWLAFRIQSRTEEAQTLLCSRRLYQQFLVDGFIMMESERLIWLRKNQSKLRVSKYRSLSESDHRIQTQGSNKGKRVILPVTHVGSRRYMNQLYFDGMAICSYAGFPDLFITFTCNPNWPEIQRVLGSINLKAHDRPDIISRIFKMKLDELISDLTKKNVFGKVLAHIYTIEFQKRGLPHAHIVIFLHPSNKYPTPDDIDKIISAEIPNQEHEKELYNLVKNYMIHGPCGLSHKSLPCMKDGKCSKYYPKKFQNSTIVDKYGYPVYRRRDDGNTIVKNEVSFTNKNVVPYNPMLLMKYQAHINIEWCNQNTSIQYLFKHISKGYDRATAVIDPSQGIGSTQRGNIDEIKQYIDCRYVTPAEACWRIFSFPIHGRKPAVERLFFHIPGEQLVYFNDYEHIDDVLLKPSIIESMFTSWMQANTIYPQAKNLTYVQFVSKFVYDKRKRSWKPRTRGCTIGRLMWVPPSTGELFYLRMMLTVVKGPGSYEDIKTVNHIQYETFGEACFAMGFLEDEIKNIETIKEANGWGSGKYLRKLFITMLLSNTINRPDCVWNKTSKLLSDGILDDQRKLAANQDLQLTYEEIQNLSLIEIEEHLQTSQRSLKEFPSMPYPKNYVTSQIENRLIYEERDYDQDVQQQQFQQLFGSLTDEQRGIFETIMQAVNNQKGGVFFLYGYGGTGKTFMWKTLASAIRSQRQIVLTVASSGIASLLLPGGSTAHSKFKIPIPTLDDSTCNIEKGSEIAELLKLTKLIIWDEAPMAHKFCFEALDKTLKDIMSLSTSIFGGKVVVFGGDFRQILPVVPSGSRSDIVHATINASYIWDHCQVLTLTKNMRLQAGSQSSDTAELNEFLQWMLKIGDGKISEPNDGYAEIDIPSDLLITNFDNPIEAIVKSTYPNLMENHKKEDFLHSRAILASKIDVVDEINEYVLQLTPGEEMEYLSSNSIDRSEANMSEAFEKLTPEFLSSLTTSGLPNHKIKLKIGTPIMLLRNLDQKEGLCNGTRLIVSRMENHVLEAKIISGKNIGSMIYIPQMSLSPSQSPWPFKLIRRQFPIIISYAMTINKSQGQSLDYVGLYLPRSVFSHGQLYAAISRVRSKQGLKILIHDDERQPLNITTNVVFKEVFQNL, encoded by the exons ATGGATCCGTATCAAAACATGAACAAAAAAACTAATGCAGCAAAAGCGCGATTGAGAAGAAAGATATTCCTGCAAGAAAGGAGAGCAAAGAAACACAAGACAGTGCATCAAAAAGAGGCCCAGCCAAGGTTATTATTTCAAAGTACTTCACAGTCTGAAATAGCTTCTCAAATGTTGAATCAGCAGAATCAGCTCAATCAGAATTATAATAGGAGCATCAACAGATGCAACACTAATTTTCAAATGTATACTCAGCGTAATACTATCCTAGAACCATATCCGAGGGAAAAAACTGTGGCTGGTATTGACTCCTTGCGTGTCAATCTAACGAGCAAGTTTGTAAATATCAATACAAATGTAGCTTCGTCTTCGTCAAACCCGAAGTTGCCAACTGTCACAAGATGGAATACATCAAGTGCAGATAGATATGTGCAAAACACTAATTTTCAAATGCATACTCAGCGAAATACTAGCCTAGAACCATATCAGAGGGAAAAAACTGTGGCTGGTATAGATTCCTTGCGTGTCAATCTAATGAGCAAGTTTGTAAATATCAATACAAATGTTGCTTCGTCTTCATCAAACCTGAAGTTGCCAACTGCCACAGGTTGTATTACATCAAGTGCAGATAGATATGTGCAGGAGAAAAGTGTCTATGATTCCTCAGAAG ACTCTTCAGGTTCAAGTGATGATGATAGCAACTCAAGTCTTGACGAAGAAGAAACGCATGCAAGTTACAAATCTAAGGGTTATGGCATTCTTACTGAAG GTTATTATGATGTTGGTGATCCCCTAATTGAATGCGAGTATTGTGGAGCAAAAATGTGGTACCAAGAGAGAATGAATAAACATAAACATGCTGCAAGTCCTAAGTACCAACTATGTTGTGGAAACGGAAAGGTTCAACTTCCTCTCTTGAAATCACCACCTCCATTTCTTCAACATCTTCTATTTGATCGTGATTCATCGGTGAGCAAGAACTTTCAACAGCACATCAGAGTTTATAACATGATGTTCGCATTCACTTCACAAGGAGCAAAGCTGGATAACAAATTTCAAAGTAGTAGAGGGCCACCAACAATCAGAATACAAGGTCAATCATGCCATAGAATAGGAAGTTTATTGCCTGTGCCAGGACAATCACCGAAATTTGCACAGCTTTACATTTATGATACAGAAAATGAAACACAAAATAGACTTCAAGGGGTAAG gAACAATAACAACATTGACCCAGATACTGTTTGCAAATTGTCTGAAATGCTTTATCAACATAATACACATACAAAGTCTTTTCGGATGgtaagagaaagattgaatcaaGGTAATGTTAACAATTTGAAGCTAAGGCTGATTTCTGAGAGGATTACTGATGGTAGAATATACAATCAACCCGATGTGTCTGAGGTAGCTGCTCTTATTGTTGGTGATGTTGGTACTGCTTCAAAAAGAGATATAATAATGGAGACTCAATGTGGTAAACTTCAAAGAATAGATGAATTTCATGCAAGCTATTTGGCCTACCAATATCCCTTAATATTTCCATATGGCGAGGATGGCTACCGACGTGGCGTAGCTCATAGAGATAGAGGAAATTCTAAGAGCAGAAAAAGGAATTTGGTGACTATAAGAGAATGGTTGGCTTTTAGAATTCAATCCAGAACAGAGGAAGCACAAACTTTATTATGTTCAAGAAGACTATACCAACAATTTTTAGTtgatggattcattatgatggAGTCTGAAAGACTTATTTGGCTCAGGAAAAATCAGTCCAAGCTACGAGTTTCTAAATATCGTAGTCTTAGTGAATCTGATCACCGAATCCAAACTCAAGGGTCAAACAAAGGAAAAAGAGTAATATTACCTGTAACACATGTGGGAAGCCGTAGATACATGAATCAGTTATATTTTGATGGAATGGCAATTTGTAGCTATGCTGGTTTTCCAGATCTTTTTATTACATTTACCTGCAATCCCAACTGGCCAGAAATACAAAGAGTGCTAGGATCAATAAATTTGAAAGCACATGATCGTCCTGATATAATATCAAggatatttaaaatgaaattggACGAGCTCATTTCAGATTTGACCAAGAAAAATGTGTTTGGGAAAGTTCTTGCAC ATATatacaccattgaatttcaaAAGAGGGGATTACCACATGCGCACATAGTAATATTTTTACATCCTTCTAATAAATACCCTACCCCGGATGATATTGACAAAATCATTTCAGCAGAGATACCGAATCAGGAACATGAGAAAGAGTTATATAATTTGGTTAAAAATTACATGATTCATGGTCCATGTGGTTTATCTCACAAATCATTACCTTGCATGAAAGATGGAAAATGCTCAAAATATTATCCTAAGAAGTTTCAGAACTCAACAATTGTTGACAAATATGGTTATCCAGTCTATAGACGAAGAGACGATGGTAACACAATTGTCAAGAATGAAGTTTCATTCACTAACAAAAATGTTGTACCATACAATCCTATGTTGCTAATGAAGTACCAAGCACATATAAACATAGAATGGTGTAACCAAAACACATCAATACAGTACTTATTCAAGCACATAAGTAAAGGTTATGACAGAGCAACAGCTGTTATTGATCCGTCACAAGGCATAGGTTCAACCCAACGTGGTAACATTGATGAGATCAAACAGTATATTGATTGTAGGTATGTGACACCCGCCGAAGCATGTTGGAGAATTTTTTCATTTCCAATACATGGTCGAAAACCAGCAGTTGAAAGGTTGTTTTTTCATATTCCAGGAGAGCAATTGGTCTACTTTAACGATTATGAGCATATTGATGATGTCTTGTTGAAGCCAAGTATCATTGAATCGATGTTTACATCTTGGATGCAAGCAAACACGATTTATCCTCAAGCCAAAAATTTGACTTATGTTCAGTTTGTTTCTAAATTTGTATATGACAAGAGGAAAAGGTCATGGAAACCGCGAACGAGAGGTTGTACTATTGGGAGGTTAATGTGGGTTCCTCCGAGTACTGGCGAGCTTTTTTATTTGAGAATGATGCTTACTGTTGTTAAAGGACCTGGAAGCTATGAAGATATTAAAACTGTTAATCATATCCAATATGAGACATTTGGAGAAGCATGTTTTGCGATGGGTTTTCTTGAAGATGAGATAAAAAATATAGAGACCATAAAAGAGGCAAATGGATGGGGTTCTGGAAAGTACTTAAGGAAATTATTTATTACTATGCTCTTGTCAAATACCATTAATAGACCAGACTGTGTGTGGAATAAAACTTCGAAATTGTTGTCTGATGGGATACTTGATGATCAAAGGAAATTGGCTGCCAATCAAG ACTTGCAACTTACTTATGAAGAAATACAGAATTTATCTCTAATTGAGATTGAGGAACATCTGCAAACAAGTCAAAGAAGTCTGAAAGAATTTCCGTCAATGCCATATCCAAAAAATTATGTCACGAGTCAAATAGAAAATAGACTAATATATGAAGAACGTGACTATGATCAAGatgttcaacaacaacaattccaacaactGTTCGGTTCTCTAACag ATGAACAAAGAGGAATATTTGAAACAATTATGCAAGCAGTAAACAACCAAAAGGGAGGGGTATTTTTCTTGTACGGTTATGGTGGAACTGGAAAAACTTTCATGTGGAAAACTTTGGCATCAGCCATACGTTCTCAACGTCAAATTGTATTGACTGTGGCATCAAGTGGAATAGCATCACTCCTATTACCAGGAGGAAGTACTGCACATTCAAAGTTTAAAATTCCTATTCCTACACTTGATGACTCGACTTGCAACATAGAAAAAGGAAGTGAAATTGCAGAGTTGCTAAAACTAACAAAGCTCATAATATGGGATGAAGCTCCAATGGCTCATAAATTTTGTTTTGAGGCATTGGACAAAACTCTTAAAGACATAATGAGTTTAAGCACTTCAATATTTGGAGGAAAAGTAGTAGTTTTTGGCGGAGACTTTAGGCAAATTCTACCCGTCGTTCCAAGTGGAAGTCGTTCTGACATCGTCCATGCAACAATTAATGCATCATATATTTGGGATCATTGTCAAGTGTTAACTCTAACAAAAAATATGCGTTTGCAAGCTGGGTCACAAAGTTCCGATACTGCAGAACTCAATGAATTCTTACAATGGATGTTAAAAATAGGCGATGGGAAGATTTCTGagccaaatgatggttatgctgaGATAGATATTCCAAGTGATTTATTGATTACCAATTTTGACAATCCTATTGAAGCAATTGTGAAAAGCACATATCCAAATTTAATGGAAAATCATAAGAAAGAAGATTTTTTGCATTCTAGGGCCATTTTAGCATCAAAAATTGATGTTGTCGATGAAATAAATGAATATGTCCTACAACTGACTCCAG GTGAGGAAATGGAGTATTTAAGTTCAAATTCTATAGATCGGTCAGAAGCTAATATGAGTGAAGCATTTGAAAAACTTACCCCAGAGTTTTTGAGCTCACTAACAACATCAGGTCTTCCTAACCATAAAATCAAACTCAAAATTGGTACTCCGATAATGCTTTTAAGAAATTTAGACCAAAAGGAAGGGTTGTGTAATGGAACTAGATTAATTGTCTCAAGGATGGAAAATCACGTGCTCGAAGCaaagatcatttctggaaagaATATTGGAAGCATGATCTACATTCCACAAATGTCTCTCTCTCCGTCTCAATCACCATGGCCATTCAAGCTTATTAGAAGACAATTCCCTATAATCATCTCATATGCTATGACTATTAATAAATCACAAGGTCAATCACTCGACTACGTCGGGTTGTACTTGCCTAGATCGGTGTTTAGCCATGGCCAACTATATGCGGCGATTTCCAGAGTTAGGAGCAAGCAGGGTCTCAAGATCTTAATACATGATGATGAAAGGCAGCCGCTCAACATTACCACCAACGTTGTTTTTAAAGAGGTCTTTCAAAATCTTTAA